A single window of Nocardia higoensis DNA harbors:
- a CDS encoding class I SAM-dependent methyltransferase: MLTVDFDRLRIAPGTRVIDVGCGAGRHSFEAYRRGADIIAFDQNAEDLAGVQTMFEAMATVGEAPAGATARTVCGDALALPYSDNHFDIVIASEILEHVPADDQAIAELARVLKPGGDLVVTVPRWLPERVCWALSTEYHSNEGGHVRIYRADELRDKIAGRGLRFVRSSHVHALHAPYWWLKCAVGVNNENNPLVRAYHKMLVWDMMSRPAVTRVAETLLDPLIGKSVALYFAKPAVQRAVV; this comes from the coding sequence GTGCTGACCGTTGACTTCGACCGACTCCGCATCGCCCCGGGCACCCGGGTGATCGACGTCGGTTGTGGTGCGGGCAGGCATTCGTTCGAGGCCTACCGGCGCGGCGCCGACATCATCGCCTTCGATCAGAATGCCGAGGATCTGGCCGGAGTGCAGACGATGTTCGAGGCGATGGCCACGGTCGGGGAGGCGCCCGCGGGCGCGACGGCGCGCACCGTGTGCGGCGACGCGCTGGCACTTCCATACTCCGACAACCACTTCGACATCGTCATCGCCTCGGAGATCCTCGAACACGTCCCGGCCGATGATCAGGCCATCGCCGAGCTGGCCCGCGTGCTGAAGCCGGGCGGCGATCTCGTGGTGACGGTGCCGCGATGGCTGCCCGAGCGGGTGTGCTGGGCGCTGTCGACCGAATACCACAGCAACGAGGGCGGGCACGTGCGGATCTACCGTGCCGACGAGTTGCGCGACAAGATCGCCGGGCGCGGACTGCGTTTCGTCCGCAGCAGCCACGTGCACGCGCTGCACGCGCCCTACTGGTGGCTCAAGTGCGCGGTCGGAGTGAACAACGAGAACAACCCGCTGGTGCGGGCCTATCACAAGATGCTGGTGTGGGACATGATGTCGCGGCCCGCGGTGACCCGGGTGGCCGAGACCCTGCTGGATCCGCTCATCGGCAAGAGCGTCGCGCTGTACTTCGCCAAGCCGGCGGTGCAACGTGCGGTCGTCTGA
- a CDS encoding prenyltransferase, with protein sequence MRSSELPSVPLALTRKQCLRTGESIAAAQEPSGAIPWFPGGHTDPWDHVESAMALSITGFRDEAVAAYRWSASTQRPDGSWPRQFRDGVIEDANSETNFCAYLATGVWHHTLCTGDLGFAAEMWPTVRAGIEHVLALRGPDGQIPWAGSENGPMAEALVTGCASIHHSLGCAVALAEAMNDPRPEWASAQARLGAALRSRPELFTPKDRYSMDWYYPVLGGALRGPAAVARIDARWHEFVVGNIGIRCVADRPWVTGAETCELVLALDAIGDADRAHRLFAAMQHLREGDGSYWTGLVFADGKRWPEERTTWTAAAVVLAADALSRTTPANGLFRALTLPVPVGVGV encoded by the coding sequence GTGCGGTCGTCTGAACTCCCGAGCGTCCCGCTGGCACTGACGCGTAAACAGTGTCTGCGGACCGGGGAGTCGATCGCGGCCGCACAGGAACCCTCGGGCGCGATCCCCTGGTTTCCCGGCGGCCACACCGATCCGTGGGACCACGTGGAATCGGCGATGGCGCTGTCGATCACCGGGTTCCGGGACGAGGCCGTGGCGGCCTACCGGTGGTCGGCCTCGACCCAGCGGCCGGACGGGTCGTGGCCGCGGCAGTTCCGGGACGGGGTGATCGAGGACGCCAATTCCGAGACCAACTTCTGCGCCTACCTCGCGACAGGGGTCTGGCACCACACCCTGTGCACCGGCGATCTGGGTTTCGCCGCCGAGATGTGGCCGACGGTACGCGCGGGCATCGAGCATGTACTCGCGCTACGCGGCCCGGACGGTCAGATCCCCTGGGCGGGAAGCGAAAACGGTCCGATGGCCGAGGCGCTGGTGACCGGATGCGCGAGCATCCACCACAGTCTCGGCTGCGCCGTCGCGCTCGCCGAGGCGATGAACGATCCACGCCCGGAGTGGGCGAGCGCGCAGGCCCGGCTGGGGGCGGCACTGCGGTCGCGGCCGGAACTCTTCACGCCGAAAGACCGCTACTCGATGGACTGGTACTACCCGGTCCTCGGCGGTGCGCTACGCGGTCCCGCCGCGGTGGCCCGCATCGATGCGCGCTGGCACGAGTTCGTGGTCGGCAATATCGGCATCCGCTGTGTGGCGGACCGGCCGTGGGTGACCGGTGCCGAAACCTGCGAGCTGGTACTGGCTTTGGACGCCATCGGCGACGCCGATCGGGCGCACCGGCTGTTCGCGGCCATGCAGCATCTGCGTGAGGGTGACGGATCGTACTGGACCGGATTGGTTTTCGCCGATGGGAAGCGCTGGCCTGAGGAGCGGACCACGTGGACGGCCGCCGCGGTCGTGTTGGCGGCGGACGCGCTGTCCCGGACCACGCCCGCCAACGGACTCTTCCGCGCCCTCACGCTGCCGGTCCCCGTCGGCGTCGGAGTCTGA